A window of the Plasmodium vivax chromosome 12, whole genome shotgun sequence genome harbors these coding sequences:
- a CDS encoding hypothetical protein, conserved (encoded by transcript PVX_083415A) encodes MEEGEEFARQISLWGTTHQEILMGSSVCLLGSSLTSMEVAKGLMLSGIRDITIVDNTCVTTEDEKFYIFSKGDEILNEYKCKVVRENILRMNQLAKITCLVEDPLNYMNEVNPNGDAYDVIICNLSVKSNLSVEKICRRKCKMVITCYAEGYLGYVHVSVGDHLYVQTCGKRRREESEWGVYTNLSLSLYDELKEYVRRVDYGAIRGRGWRDKIVFLAKCYGDFRAGGGGSGIHCDSSIRLGSGIHRDSGNHCDRPFLTFLAEKLKLKDAPRFPPPDETTCKMLSPRSVTHRIKEALLGKRTEGHPHNHIFIFLVVLKSFIKDRKGLPLLMDLNNEHPDGGGATTCLDKILLNRKVRDGKQIEGLIERKKRKYGFRKTFAMSHFVYFFWNFLFIRRAERSGSSQGDCLREHFLEFAFMYGLGLKPIREGYPSVRGRGGAPLPLCCPHLKQKARGELLLCGRHMNLLHFGERAPNGQIKKELNKRVDLCAPRGERDPHMDGDDNAKELRFLLSCVDTHRNVLLNTVRKVESEFNRFACSVGRYGACAQMVIAGLVTQEGVKMCSLYLEPQSSYFFFTSGRRRGGAG; translated from the coding sequence ATGGAGGAGGGCGAAGAATTCGCGCGGCAAATTTCCCTGTGGGGAACGACGCACCAGGAGATCCTGATGGGCAGCTCCGTGTGCCTGCTCGGGAGCAGCCTCACCTCCATGGAAGTTGCAAAGGGGTTGATGCTGAGCGGCATAAGGGACATCACCATTGTAGATAACACATGTGTAACCACGGAggatgaaaaattttacatcTTCTCCAAAGGGGATGAAATATTAAATGAGTACAAATGCAAAGTGGTGagagaaaatatattgcGAATGAatcagctagccaaaattaCATGTCTAGTTGAGGACCCCCTGAACTACATGAACGAGGTGAACCCAAATGGAGATGCGTACGATGTGATTATCTGTAACTTGTCTGTAAAGAGCAATTTGTCCGTTGAAAAGATTTGTAGGcggaaatgcaaaatggtaaTAACGTGCTACGCTGAAGGGTACTTAGGTTACGTACATGTGAGTGTGGGAGACCACTTGTATGTGCAGACTTGTGGCAAGAGAAGGAGAGAGGAATCCGAGTGGGGGGTTTATACTAACCTGTCGCTGTCTCTCTATGACGAGCTGAAGGAATACGTGCGCCGGGTGGATTACGGCGCCATTCGCGGCCGCGGGTGGAGGGACAAAATTGTCTTTTTGGCCAAGTGCTACGGGGACTttcgcgcaggggggggagggagcgGCATCCACTGTGACAGTAGTATCCGTCTGGGTAGTGGCATCCATCGGGATAGTGGCAACCACTGCGACCGCCCCTTTCTAACCTTCCTGGCTGAAAAGCTAAAGCTAAAGGATGCcccccgcttcccccccccggacGAAACAACGTGCAAGATGCTCAGCCCAAGGAGCGTCACGCACAGGATTAAGGAGGCCCTGCTTGGAAAGCGAACAGAAGGCCACCCTCACaaccacatttttatattcctcgTCGTTTTAAAGAGCTTTATAAAAGATCGAAAGGGGTTACCCCTCCTGATGGACCTGAACAATGAGCACCCTGATGGTGGGGGGGCCACCACTTGCCTAGACAAAATTTTGCTAAACAGAAAAGTGAGAGACGGAAAACAAATTGAGGGACTCAtcgagaggaagaagcgaaaataTGGATTTAGAAAAACATTTGCAATGTCCCActttgtctattttttttggaacttTCTTTTCATTCGGAGGGCGGAGCGGAGTGGCAGCTCACAGGGTGACTGCTTGCGGGAGCACTTCCTAGAGTTTGCCTTTATGTACGGTTTGGGATTGAAGCCCATTCGAGAAGGCTACCCGAGCGTGCGCGGGCGGGGAGGAGCCCCCCTCCCACTGTGCTGCCCTCATTTAAAACAGAAGGCGAGGGGGGAATTACTCCTGTGTGGCAGACATATGAACCTCCTACATTTTGGCGAAAGAgccccaaatgggcaaattaaaaaggaactaAATAAGCGTGTTGATTTGTGCGCGCCGCGTGGTGAGAGGGACCCACACATGGATGGGGACGACAATGCGAAGGAGCTGCGCTTTTTACTCTCCTGTGTAGATACACACAGGAATGTTTTGCTGAATACGGTGAGGAAAGTGGAGAGCGAATTCAACCGGTTTGCCTGCAGCGTGGGGAGGTACGGCGCGTGTGCGCAGATGGTCATTGCGGGCTTGGTTACGCAGGAGGGGGTTAAAATGTGCTCGCTGTACTTGGAGCCGCAGTCGagttatttcttcttcacgtCGGGGAGGCGGCGCGGCGGCGCAGGTTAG